One part of the Dermacentor silvarum isolate Dsil-2018 chromosome 6, BIME_Dsil_1.4, whole genome shotgun sequence genome encodes these proteins:
- the LOC125946327 gene encoding uncharacterized protein LOC125946327, translating to METRGIIQSRTDSNGGARPRPRCLATFVTLFGDWAGDYFQLGTGLSVGECHDHDTGTLEGAHAGLNAWHSEMRQPSEYDFNTELDRSSFTEILEDAIQVVYEAVKLPAASANGKPHRPLNPENAQQIQRLYRRNRRRAVRLIVEGETRLCPIPLDELDEHFSETWGPREADTTLLLSKVKRSDIAEVSLARFTDGEVVSRLRKCENTAPGSDRLTYQHWRSTDPDAVFLTAVFNVCLRYRRTPAAWKESRTVLIYKKGDPRDAASWRPIALGSTISKLYAGCLASRLQEWIVSQEVLSRCQKGFLPCDGVYEHNFVLQECLHAARVGGGQLCAEFLDFANAFGSVPHNALIDALHGAGAGADFCSIVADLYRDNKTSIIAEAGSTSPIEISAGIRQGCPLSGLLFNLVLDPVVRALQGGDKQHNVLAYADDLTPLADDPVSLQGRINVAATLSSRLGLRLNPAKCKSLHLSGKTPVGTRPTTFTVYGTPISSIGDFEAHAFLGRPVGFSVLPDRATVDEAISVGRRLLTSMLAPWQRLDAVKTFVFPALNFSMRCGSLGKAEWSRLDTTLRPLIKKTLYLPANATNDYLYGSSAAGAIGIPVAAEISDVCRIDNAFKLLSSADKEVRDLALRALTDVTSKRLRRPADPWDVAAYLSGETEGEFRATATQLQSVWTEARKASRRLGVAWELEEGPRISRGDVTVGPRKRTKVVRTLRMALTHARIHDLHQKPNQGKVMECIAADRSSSHFVRTGQFTRFTDWRFVHRARLNVVPLNTARPWATDVDQRCRVCGSHPETLPHVLCNCMTHSQAYTSRHNQIVNRVKAAASTRFTVTHENRPVGTTNLRPDLVLCRGEEAIIVDVTCPFDNRPAALIEARQKKEEKYKPVREYLQRKYQKVSVEAIVVGALVSWDPRNDRVMRCLCSKKYLRLFKKLAVRETIAASRNVYADHIAAKVFRRVICVCPGSRPQDEDPQGTLKIIPDQLCTLLAPPS from the exons TCACGACCACGACACCGGCACCCTCGAAGGAGCCCACGCCGGCCTCAACGCCTGGCACTCCGAGATGCGGCAGCCCTCCGAGTATGACTTCAACACCGAACTTGACAGAAGCAGC TTCACGGAAATCCTGGAAGACGCCATACAGGTAGTGTACGAGGCGGTAAAGCTCCCAGCAGCTTCCGCTAACGGGAAACCGCACCGTCCCCTGAATCCTGAGAATGCTCAGCAGATTCAGAGACTGTACCGACGGAACCGTCGACGTGCAGTGAGGCTGATCGTGGAGGGCGAGACACGTTTGTGCCCGATCCCCCTTGACGAACTAGATGAGCACTTCAGTGAGACTTGGGGGCCACGCGAAGCCGACACTACGCTCCTTCTGAGCAAGGTGAAGCGGAGCGACATAGCCGAAGTCAGCCTCGCGCGATTCACGGATGGTGAGGTAGTTTCTCGCCTCCGCAAGTGTGAGAACACTGCCCCCGGAAGTGACCGCCTCACCTACCAACATTGGCGCTCAACTGATCCAGATGCCGTCTTTCTCACTGCAGTGTTCAACGTCTGCCTGCGGTACCGGAGGACGCCTGCTGCCTGGAAGGAGTCGCGGACCGTGCTGATCTACAAGAAGGGGGACCCCAGGGACGCCGCAAGCTGGCGGCCCATTGCCCTTGGGAGCACGATATCAAAACTGTACGCGGGGTGCTTGGCATCTCGTTTGCAGGAGTGGATCGTCTCTCAAGAAGTGCTCTCCCGTTGCCAAAAGGGGTTCCTGCCGTGCGATGGTGTGTACGAACACAACTTCGTACTGCAGGAGTGCCTGCACGCGGCAAGGGTCGGCGGTGGGCAGTTGTGTGCGGAGTTCCTGGATTTCGCCAACGCGTTTGGCTCGGTCCCCCACAACGCCCTCATCGACGCCCTGCACGGAGCGGGCGCGGGAGCTGACTTCTGTTCTATTGTTGCCGATCTTTACAGGGACAACAAGACCAGCATCATCGCGGAGGCAGGGAGCACGTCACCGATCGAGATCTCCGCCGGCATACGACAGGGTTGCCCACTGAGCGGCCTCCTGTTCAACCTGGTGCTCGACCCAGTCGTGCGTGCGCTACAGGGAGGCGACAAGCAACACAACGTGCTCGCTTACGCCGATGATCTGACGCCGCTGGCTGACGACCCAGTTTCGCTGCAGGGCCGCATTAACGTAGCGGCAACCCTCTCGAGCCGGCTCGGGCTGCGTCTCAACCCCGCGAAGTGCAAGTCACTGCACCTCTCCGGGAAGACACCCGTGGGGACAAGACCTACGACCTTCACGGTCTATGGCACCCCAATATCCTCGATCGGTGACTTCGAGGCGCACGCCTTCCTCGGACGGCCAGTGGGATTCTCGGTGCTACCGGACCGGGCGACCGTGGACGAGGCCATCAGCGTGGGTCGCCGCCTGCTCACCTCGATGCTCGCCCCATGGCAGAGATTGGACGCCGTTAAAActttcgtatttccggcgctcaACTTTTCCATGAGGTGTGGCTCCCTTGGTAAAGCAGAGTGGTCTCGCCTGGACACAACACTTCGCCCGCTGATCAAAAAGACGCTCTACCTGCCCGCGAACGCTACCAACGACTACCTTTACGGTAGCTCCGCGGCTGGCGCGATCGGCATCCCGGTAGCAGCGGAAATCAGCGACGTCTGCAGAATTGATAATGCTTTCAAATTGCTTTCTTCTGCAGACAAGGAAGTCCGGGACCTGGCGTTGCGGGCGCTCACGGACGTGACCAGCAAGCGACTGCGGCGGCCTGCAGATCCCTGGGACGTGGCGGCCTACCTGAGCGGCGAGACGGAGGGAGAGTTCCGGGCCACGGCAACACAACTCCAGTCCGTGTGGACGGAGGCCCGCAAGGCTTCTCGGCGACTCGGTGTTGCCTGGGAGCTGGAAGAAGGCCCGCGTATCTCGAGGGGTGACGTGACAGTTGGTCCGAGGAAGCGCACCAAGGTGGTGAGGACACTCCGGATGGCACTGACGCACGCACGAATTCACGATCTCCACCAAAAACCCAACCAGGGGAAAGTGATGGAGTGCATCGCCGCTGACCGGAGCAGTTCCCACTTTGTGCGTACCGGCCAATTCACAAGGTTTACCGACTGGCGTTTCGTTCACCGGGCTCGACTTAACGTCGTTCCCCTGAACACAGCGAGGCCATGGGCAACGGACGTGGACCAACGGTGTAGGGTGTGCGGCTCTCATCCCGAGACGCTGCCACACGTCCTGTGTAACTGCATGACTCACAGTCAAGCATACACCAGCCGCCACAACCAGATCGTTAACCGAGTGAAAGCCGCAGCCTCCACCAGGTTCACTGTCACCCACGAGAACCGGCCAGTGGGCACGACTAACCTCCGTCCCGATCTTGTTCTTTGCAGAGGCGAGGAGGCGATCATCGTGGACGTGACCTGCCCCTTTGACAACCGGCCTGCAGCCCTGATCGAGGCCCGCcagaaaaaggaggaaaagtacaagcCAGTCCGGGAGTACCTGCAGCGGAAGTACCAGAAGGTGTCCGTGGAGGCGATCGTCGTCGGAGCCCTCGTATCCTGGGATCCCCGGAACGACCGCGTCATGCGGTGCCTTTGCAGCAAGAAGTACCTGCGGCTGTTCAAGAAGTTGGCTGTCAGAGAGACCATCGCAGCATCCCGCAACGTCTACGCTGACCACATCGCCGCCAA